The Blastopirellula sediminis sequence GACGGGTCGGCGCCGACGGCGACGCAGTTGCGCAATGCTTCGTCGATGGCGCTGGTCGCCATGTCGTAGGTGTCGAAGTCGCCGTAGCGCGGGTTCATGCCGCACGAGACGACCACGCCGCGATGCGAAGTCAGAACCGGGCGAACGACCGAAGCGTCGCCGGGACCATCGTTCAGCACGCCGACCAGCGGTTTGATGGCGCTGCCCCCCTGAACTTCGTGATCGTACTGGCGGATGATCCAGTGCTTGCTCGCTACGTTGAGCGAGCCGAGGATTTGCTTTAGATCGGCGGCGAAATCGCAGCTCTTCGCGGCCGGCAGCTTCAGTTCTTTGACCGGCAGCGGCTTGTAGGTCGCTTCGCGGACGACCGGCGGACGCCCGTCGTGCAGGAACTTCATGTCGAGGTCGCCGACCTGCTCGTTGTAGTAGAACAACTTCAGGCGTCCGGTCGGAACGTAGCGGCCGATGATGGTCGCTTCGACCCCTTCGCTGCTGCACAGCTCTTCCAGCTCGTCCCACTTGTTGTCCGGAACGGCCAGGATCATTCGTTCCTGCGCTTCGCTGATCCAGATTTCGGTGTAGGAGAGACCGTCGTATTTCAGTGGAGCCCGATCGAGCCAGACGTCGGCGCCGATCTTTTCCCCCATTTCGCCGACCGCACTGGAGAACCCACCGGCGCCGCAGTCGGTCACCGCATTAAAGAGCCCGCGATCGCGAGCTTCGAGCAGGACGTCGAGCACCATCTTCTCGGTGATCGCGTTGCCGATCTGCACGGCGCCGCCGGAGAGCGATTCGCTCTCGCTGGTCAGTTCGGCCGAGCTGAACGTCGCGCCATGGATGCCGTCGCGACCGGTCCGTCCGCCGAGGGCGACGATCAAGTCGTTCGGCTTCGGTTCTTTGAACGAGTATTGCTGCGGGATCAGGCCGACGTTGCCGCAGTAAACGAGCGGGTTACCAAGGTAACGCTCGTCGAAGTAGACGGCGCCGTTGACGGTCGGAATCCCCATCCGGTTGCCGTAGTCGCGGACGCCGCTGACGACGCCGTTCATCACGCGGCGCGGATGCAGTACGCCCGGCGGCAGCGTTTCGGGATCGACATCCGGCGGAGCGAAGCAGAAGACGTCGGTGTTGCAGATCGGCTTGGCGCCCATGCCGGTCCCCATCGGATCGCGGACGACGCCGCCGATGCCGGTGTTGGCGCCGCCGTAAGGTTCCAGCGCCGACGGGTGGTTGTGGGTCTCGACCTTGAAGACGACATTGTGCTCTTCGTCAAAGCGGACGATGCCGGCGTTGTCTTGGAACACGCTGACGCACCAGTCCTTATCGCCCAGCGATTTGCGGATTTCCTGGGTCGCGGCGAAGATCGTCTCCTTCAACATGTTGTTGAAGCGGCGTTCTCCCTTTTCGTCTTTGTAGGCGATGCGGCCGGCCAAGGTCTTGTGGCTGCAGTGTTCGCTCCAGGTCTGGGCGACCGATTCCAATTCGATGTCGGTCGGGTCGCGGCCCAATTCGACGAAGTACTTCTGGATCGTCTGCATTTCGACCAGCGTCAGATAGAGCTGGCCATCTTTGCTCAGCTTCGCCAGCCCGGCGTCGTCGAGCTTGCGAATCGGCGTCGTCTTCAGGGCGAACTCGTACGGCTTGCCGAACGAAAGCTGCTCGAACGGAATCGGCCCGATGATGACTTGTTCGATCGCGTCGTTGGCCAGCAGCTTGCCGCACAGCTTTTCGAATTGGGCTTTCGGCAGCGCCGGCAGCCAATATTTGCGGAACGTGCGAACCGCCGCGGCCGATTGGCCGAAGTCGGCGATCGCCGTCATCGTGCTTTGGGCGACCGGGTCCATCACGCCGGGCTTCGGCAAGACGTAGACCAATTGCGACAATTCCGCTTTCGGCGACTTCGACAGCGAGTCGGCGCCGGCTTCGTCGATCTTCGCCGTTTCGACCACCGTGTCGCACAGCAGTTGATCGGAGAGGAGCTCGACGTACTCGCGATTGAAGTCGGCCTGAATCAGAAACCCGCGCGCGGCGGCGACGTGCAGATCGGACGCCAGGCCCAGATCGGCCGCAGCGGCGATCAGCGAATCAGCGGCAGCGTCGCGCTCGGCAGCGGACGGATAGATGTCAATTTCCCACAGCGTCACGGCGATTTTTTCCGTCGTTTAGGAGTTTTTCGAGCTTAGCGTCATTCTCGGTTTCGAGAGCTTCACGCAAAGCCGCCAGCACTTTCTCAAACTTGTCCAGCGCCTTCAAGACGTGGCCTCGATTCGAGGTAAATATCTGTCGCCACAACGCAGCGTCGCCGCCGGCGATCCGCGTCGTGTCGTACCAGCCGGTTGCGGTCAGGGGCAACCACTTCTCGGGGGTCGTCGCGGCGATCGCCGCTGCGGCCCAGTGAGGCAGATGGCTGGTGAAGGCCAACGCCTCGTCATGTTCTTTCGGTTTCATCAAGACGACCGTCGCGCCGAGGGACGTCCATAAATCTTCGACCGCTGCCGCGGCTTCTTGATCGGTCTTGGCCGTTGGCGTCAGCACCACCGTCCGTCCGACATACAGGCAGGCGTCGGCATGTTTGGGGCCAGCTTTCGCGCCGCCGGCCAAGGGATGACCGCCTACGAACCGGGCGTTCTGCAAACCTTTGCTCAGCGCCGCGGCGATTTCCCCTTTGGTGCTGCCGGCGTCGGTCACGATGGTCCCCGGCTGGCAGTGGCGATCAACTTCCTGCACCAAGTGGACGATCTTGTCGACCGGAGCGCAGACCACCACCAGTTCGGCCTCTTTGACCCCTTCGGCGATGTCGGTCGCCGCGATGTCGATCGCGCCGACCTTCAGCGCGTCCGCCAAACTTTCTTTATTCCGTCCGACCCCGACAATCGTTTTCGCCAAGCCGCGGGCTCGCATCGCCAGGCCGATCGAACCGCCGATCAGGCCGACTCCTACGATCGTGGCTTGGTTCCATTGGGGCATGGGGGCAACGGGGGTGTTAGTCGTAATTGGCTGAATCTGGGAATCGGTTAGTTTAACAAAATCCGGGGACTTGGGCGGAGGGGCCAGGCGCTCCCTTTCATGATTTCCCCAGGTATCTTGGGAGGGTACTCTTCCGACTCCCTTAGATCGCGAGATGGCATGTTTTTTTCCCCACGCATCGGACTCAACCCCCTTGTCCAGCTTTGCCAACGCGTGGGAACGCAATTGGAAGCCGGTGTGGATGACCGCACCATCTGGCGGCGCGAAGTCGATCGGGCCCGGGGACCGCATCGGCGCGTCATGGAGGAGATCAACGATGGGATTCAGCAGGGAGCGACCCTGGGGGACGCGCTGAAGCGAACCGGCGACTACTTTCCCCACGTTTTTCGGGAAATGGTCCGCTTGGGGGACGAAACTGGACATCTCGATCGGATTCTGCGGGAACTCTCGGACCGGTACGAACATCGGCTCCAACTCCGCCGCGCGTTTCTGGCCGGGATCGCCTGGCCGATGATTCAGTTCATCTTTGCGGTCCTCTTCATCGGCTTCGTGATCGGCCTGATGGGTTTCCTGGGCGATTTGACCGGCAAGCCGATCGACATCCTGGGGCTTGGGCTGGTCGGAACCAAGGGGGTAATCCTTTACTTTGCGGGAGTCGGCGGCCTGCTCTTCTGCGCATGGCTGGTCTGGATGTTCTACAGCCGCGGACAACTCGATTTCCTGCCGATCGGACGAATCGTGATGAGCATCCCCGTCGTCGGCAGCCCGCTGAAGACGATCGCCCTGTCGCAAATGGCCTGGACGCTCGCGCTGACGACCGGCGGCGGTCTCGATGCACGGCGTGCGGTCCGGCTCGGGCTCGAGTCGACCAATAGCGACTACTACACGCACTACATCGAACAAGTCGATAAAGAAATCTTGGCTGGCGAAGATATCGGCGGCGCGCTCCGCCATACCGGCGTCTTTCCAGAAGAATTTCTCGACGCCATCTATACCGGCGAGATCACCGGCAAGCTTTCCGAAATGATGGAAAAGCTTTCCGCCGACTACCAGGCCCGCGCCAAAGCGGCCCTTAACACCTTGGCGATCCTCGCCGGCTTCCTGGTCTGGATGATGGTAGCGGGGCTGATCATCGCACTGATCTTCCGCATCTTCTTCACCGCCTACTTGGGCCCGATGAACGAAGCGCTGGAAGGACTGAAGTAGGAACGTCTTTAAAAAAACGGTAGGCAGGAAAATGTCCCTGCCTACCGCACTTCAACTACGCATATTTGCCGAGCTTCAAACCGGCCGTTGCGCCCCACTCGCGCAGCACGGCCCGTTCCGCGTCGGTCGCCAGGCGATTCCATTTGCCGCGGGCCTGCACGATGGTGCGCGTCGCGACGTCGACTTCCAACGTCAACGCTTTCTCGTGCAAGCCGCTCGACTCGACTTCCATCCGCCAAATCGAGCGCTCTCCCCGCGAGCAGGTCCAAGCGTACGTGGCGACGCAGTGATGCATCTTGCGACCCTCGGCGACCAGTTCTTTCGCCGAACAGATCTCGCGGATCGACCAGAGTTGCTCAGTCCCGCTCTTCGACATCTTGAGAACGTCAAACGGCGGATAGCCGCTTGGCTTCCAACTGGGGACGTCGAACGCCGAATTGCATTCGAGTCGCACATGCCAGCGATTCACTTCCCGCAACAGCGACTTCGGCGACCGCCCTTTCATCGTGAAGTTCGGCTGCCGCGCAGGGCCGGCTTCGTTCCGATCGCCGTCCAGGTAGTAATACGCGACCTGAAACCGTTGGAAATGGATGTAGTCGATGATCGGACCGACTTGCGTCAGGTCGTTCAGCGGATTGCGAATCAACCACTGAATCACCGTCGTCCAAAACTGGTCATGCGCGAACGTCCCGGTGAGCCGCGTTCTCAGGATCGCTTTGGCCAAGCGGGCGTTTCCACCCAGTCCCAGAACTTGTCCCCAGCGAATCGCCTCGTTGACCGAAGCGTCGTCCGGGGCGGTCAAAAAGTAATGCGCCATCCTTTTGGTGAAAGGAATCGGCGCATCGCACTGGCGGAAGTTCTCGCCAGCGCCGACCCGTACGTACCAGCGCCGTTGGCGGGCCGCTTCCGTACCATGACCGGCGAACCAGACCCGATGGAAGAACGCCGGCATGTCGCCGTAGCGCACCAGCAAGTGATGCAGCAGCGAAAGGAATTGCTTCCGCCCGCTCCGTGATGTCGGCGCCCAGTCATCCAGCGGACGAACCCATTGGTCTGAGAAGGTTGCCAGCAGCGGCAGCGCTTCGAGCGCCGAGTTGCCATCGATCCGTCCATCGTCCTGATAGAACGGGGCGCCATCCAAAAAGCTGGCCCGTTGTCGTAGCAAATGCTTCAGCAACTCGGCCAACGGCTCCTGCTTGCAGCGCGTTTGTCGGACCGATTCGGCGAAACGTTGTTGGGCCGGATCCGAGACTTGGCGGGCGTCGATTTCGCCGCGAGCGATCGCCAGCAAGCGTTCGGCCTGACGACGCGCGTCCCGCTTCTTACAGAGAAGTCGGCGGTGAGCCCGCATGCGATCGGCATGCGCCCCCTCCAGATGACGTTGATGCTCGGTTTTGCGGAGCTTGTCCGAAAAGCCGTTGTCCGCGCACCAGGCGCGATATTGCTCGACCGTATCCAGGCCCAGCCGCGTCAGGTGATCGCGAAAGTAGCGATCGTTATCAATCGATTGTTTCCGTTTTTGTTTGTTCGCCATGATGGATCACTCGTGCGCATGGGATCTCTGCAGTTTCGCTGGGACACGGATAAGAGTTCGGAGCTACCGGAAATCAGGGTCACGTCGGCTCGCTTTCGGAAAGAGTCCAAGAATGTGGAACTAGGGAGACACATGCTAAAGGGGGTGGTTCGCGCCTTCGCCGCAAACGATCTCAGGCGAACAGGCAATCGTGCGGAAGTAGTGGTCGCCGATGCGGCGAACGGCTCGAAAAGAAGGTGTTGCTCTGGTAATTCGCGCGGCGGAAAACTACCTTAGAACTTGCATCGAGCGACAGCGAATAACTCATTCCCCTTTGAACTCACCTTGAGAAGGGCTCATGCAGCTTACCCGCCTTTTGCCTGCCGCGATTCTTTTCCTCGCCGTTTTCTTTCTCGCCCCGCTCACGCAACTGACCGCGGCCGAGATCGATTTCAATCGCGACATCCGACCTTTGTTTGCGTCGAAGTGCTTCGCCTGCCATGGGCCGGACGAATCGCACCGCGAAGCCGATTTGCGCCTGGACGAAAGAGAAGCGGCGGTCGAATATGGCGCCATCGTCCCTGGCGAGCCGGGCGATAGTCTGCTGCTCGAGCGGATCATGTCGGAAGATCACGATCTGCAGATGCCTCCCCCGCACACCGGCGACACGCTGACCGCGGCGCAAAAGAAGCTATTCGAAGAGTGGATCAAAGCGGGCGCAAAGTACGACAAGCACTGGGCGTTCGTCCGACCAGAGAAAGCGGCGCTGCCGGAAGTCTCCGATGCGACTTGGACGCACGGGCCGATCGACCAGTTCATCCTCGCCCGCTTGGATCAAGAAGGACTAAAGCCCTCGGCGGAAGCGGACCGCTATGCGTTGATTCGGCGGGCCAGTCTTGATCTGACCGGTTTGCCGCCGACGCGCGAAGAAACGGAAGCGTTCGTCAACGATCCCGATCCCAACGCCTACGAGAAGCTGGTCGACCGGCTCCTCGCTTCCCCTCGCTATGGCGAACGCTGGGCCCGCGATTGGTTGGACCTGGTTCGCTACTCCGATACCAACGGCTACGAAAAAGACCGGGAGCGATCGATCTGGCCCTATCGCGACTGGGTCATCCGCGCGATCAACGACGACATGCCGTTCGATCAATTCACGATTGAGCAACTCGCCGGCGATATGCTTCCCCACGCGACCGAGAGCCAACGGGTCGCGACCGGACTACATCGCAATACGATGCTCAACGAAGAAGGGGGGATCGATCCGCTCGAGTTCCGCTTCTACGCGATGGTCGACCGCGCGGCGACGACCGGCACGATCTGGCTCGGCATGACGGTCGGCTGCGCTCAATGTCACACCCACAAGTATGAC is a genomic window containing:
- the purL gene encoding phosphoribosylformylglycinamidine synthase subunit PurL, which gives rise to MTLWEIDIYPSAAERDAAADSLIAAAADLGLASDLHVAAARGFLIQADFNREYVELLSDQLLCDTVVETAKIDEAGADSLSKSPKAELSQLVYVLPKPGVMDPVAQSTMTAIADFGQSAAAVRTFRKYWLPALPKAQFEKLCGKLLANDAIEQVIIGPIPFEQLSFGKPYEFALKTTPIRKLDDAGLAKLSKDGQLYLTLVEMQTIQKYFVELGRDPTDIELESVAQTWSEHCSHKTLAGRIAYKDEKGERRFNNMLKETIFAATQEIRKSLGDKDWCVSVFQDNAGIVRFDEEHNVVFKVETHNHPSALEPYGGANTGIGGVVRDPMGTGMGAKPICNTDVFCFAPPDVDPETLPPGVLHPRRVMNGVVSGVRDYGNRMGIPTVNGAVYFDERYLGNPLVYCGNVGLIPQQYSFKEPKPNDLIVALGGRTGRDGIHGATFSSAELTSESESLSGGAVQIGNAITEKMVLDVLLEARDRGLFNAVTDCGAGGFSSAVGEMGEKIGADVWLDRAPLKYDGLSYTEIWISEAQERMILAVPDNKWDELEELCSSEGVEATIIGRYVPTGRLKLFYYNEQVGDLDMKFLHDGRPPVVREATYKPLPVKELKLPAAKSCDFAADLKQILGSLNVASKHWIIRQYDHEVQGGSAIKPLVGVLNDGPGDASVVRPVLTSHRGVVVSCGMNPRYGDFDTYDMATSAIDEALRNCVAVGADPSQIAILDNFCWGYTDRPETLGSLVRSAIACYDMAIALGTPFISGKDSLNNEFSYFNEDGEKQTISIPPSLLISALGQVDDVRRCVTMDLKQAGSKLYVVGKTFNELGGSHWALIHDQKDGAAPKVNPAVAKATFNSLHKAIHGGLVRACHDLSEGGLAVALAEMAFAGGLGAEVSLDAMPHDEAAKHAVSLLFSESNTRFLVEVPADHEKQFQSLMAGVPHAAIGTVVAEPTVTISHDKTTLVAAKLDQLKQAWLSPLDW
- a CDS encoding prephenate dehydrogenase, which produces MPQWNQATIVGVGLIGGSIGLAMRARGLAKTIVGVGRNKESLADALKVGAIDIAATDIAEGVKEAELVVVCAPVDKIVHLVQEVDRHCQPGTIVTDAGSTKGEIAAALSKGLQNARFVGGHPLAGGAKAGPKHADACLYVGRTVVLTPTAKTDQEAAAAVEDLWTSLGATVVLMKPKEHDEALAFTSHLPHWAAAAIAATTPEKWLPLTATGWYDTTRIAGGDAALWRQIFTSNRGHVLKALDKFEKVLAALREALETENDAKLEKLLNDGKNRRDAVGN
- a CDS encoding type II secretion system F family protein, translating into MFFSPRIGLNPLVQLCQRVGTQLEAGVDDRTIWRREVDRARGPHRRVMEEINDGIQQGATLGDALKRTGDYFPHVFREMVRLGDETGHLDRILRELSDRYEHRLQLRRAFLAGIAWPMIQFIFAVLFIGFVIGLMGFLGDLTGKPIDILGLGLVGTKGVILYFAGVGGLLFCAWLVWMFYSRGQLDFLPIGRIVMSIPVVGSPLKTIALSQMAWTLALTTGGGLDARRAVRLGLESTNSDYYTHYIEQVDKEILAGEDIGGALRHTGVFPEEFLDAIYTGEITGKLSEMMEKLSADYQARAKAALNTLAILAGFLVWMMVAGLIIALIFRIFFTAYLGPMNEALEGLK
- a CDS encoding PcfJ domain-containing protein, translating into MANKQKRKQSIDNDRYFRDHLTRLGLDTVEQYRAWCADNGFSDKLRKTEHQRHLEGAHADRMRAHRRLLCKKRDARRQAERLLAIARGEIDARQVSDPAQQRFAESVRQTRCKQEPLAELLKHLLRQRASFLDGAPFYQDDGRIDGNSALEALPLLATFSDQWVRPLDDWAPTSRSGRKQFLSLLHHLLVRYGDMPAFFHRVWFAGHGTEAARQRRWYVRVGAGENFRQCDAPIPFTKRMAHYFLTAPDDASVNEAIRWGQVLGLGGNARLAKAILRTRLTGTFAHDQFWTTVIQWLIRNPLNDLTQVGPIIDYIHFQRFQVAYYYLDGDRNEAGPARQPNFTMKGRSPKSLLREVNRWHVRLECNSAFDVPSWKPSGYPPFDVLKMSKSGTEQLWSIREICSAKELVAEGRKMHHCVATYAWTCSRGERSIWRMEVESSGLHEKALTLEVDVATRTIVQARGKWNRLATDAERAVLREWGATAGLKLGKYA